A single region of the Oenococcus kitaharae DSM 17330 genome encodes:
- the gntK gene encoding gluconokinase: protein MDYIIGMDIGTTSTKAVLYDLEGKALAYSNNLYALYRDTNGMAEEDPDEIFDAVIHGLQEILRKTDFKHGTLRGVSFSSANQSLIALDKDHQPLTRIITWADTRATKYAEELKRNGTGSLLYQHTGTPIHPMSPLCKLLWLKNEHPEIYTKTAYYCGVKEYIFYRLFNVWQIDISVASCTGIFNIFNLDWDNRALELTGVNRNQLPKIVDGYQQTLHMNAEYAKILGYPSDAPFIQGAFDGALSNLGVGAISEGEVAVTIGTSGGVRVVTDHPVIDPKERVFCYALTKKLWVVGGPVNNGGVIFRWARDNLFDAEQNTAALLKIDSYDLLTKIAETVPAGADGLIFLPFLGGERAPIWDADARGTFFGLTQMHTRANMVRAILEGIVYNLYTVLLALEEVVGKPKSIMATGGFTQSPLCRQILADIFETPITIPEDFESSCLGAAVVGMKSLGLVDDLKVVKNFIGKTNTYEPDSNNFKAYRQLVPIYIRLSRQLKSEYQNIADFQRGQA, encoded by the coding sequence ATGGATTATATAATTGGTATGGATATTGGCACAACCAGTACGAAAGCTGTTCTTTATGATTTGGAAGGCAAAGCGTTAGCTTATTCCAATAACCTATATGCTTTGTACCGTGATACAAATGGTATGGCCGAAGAAGATCCTGATGAAATTTTCGATGCTGTTATCCACGGCTTACAAGAAATTCTACGAAAAACAGATTTTAAGCACGGAACTTTGCGTGGTGTTTCTTTCTCAAGCGCCAACCAAAGCTTGATCGCTTTAGACAAAGATCACCAGCCTTTAACTAGGATCATTACGTGGGCTGATACTCGAGCAACTAAATATGCTGAAGAATTGAAAAGAAATGGTACTGGCAGTCTTCTCTATCAGCATACCGGCACGCCGATACATCCTATGTCACCGCTATGTAAACTGCTTTGGTTAAAAAATGAACATCCTGAGATTTATACCAAGACTGCTTATTATTGTGGGGTTAAAGAGTACATTTTCTATCGTTTATTCAATGTTTGGCAAATAGATATCTCTGTTGCGAGCTGTACCGGAATTTTCAACATCTTTAATTTAGATTGGGATAACCGAGCACTTGAATTGACTGGCGTGAACAGAAATCAGTTACCCAAAATAGTTGATGGCTATCAACAAACCCTTCATATGAATGCGGAGTACGCAAAAATACTTGGGTATCCTTCAGATGCTCCCTTTATACAAGGTGCTTTTGATGGTGCGTTATCAAATTTAGGTGTAGGTGCAATTAGCGAAGGTGAAGTAGCAGTGACCATTGGCACCTCTGGTGGTGTTCGTGTTGTGACTGACCACCCCGTTATTGACCCCAAGGAACGTGTTTTTTGTTATGCATTGACTAAAAAATTGTGGGTTGTAGGCGGCCCAGTTAACAACGGTGGCGTGATTTTTCGCTGGGCACGAGATAACCTCTTTGATGCCGAACAAAATACGGCTGCTTTATTGAAGATAGATTCGTACGATTTGTTGACTAAAATTGCAGAGACAGTCCCAGCTGGTGCCGATGGTTTGATTTTTCTGCCTTTCTTAGGCGGCGAGCGCGCTCCAATATGGGACGCCGATGCCCGTGGTACTTTCTTTGGGCTAACTCAAATGCATACTCGAGCAAATATGGTTCGGGCAATTTTGGAGGGCATTGTTTATAATCTGTATACGGTACTTTTGGCTTTGGAAGAAGTCGTTGGCAAACCTAAATCTATTATGGCAACGGGAGGGTTTACTCAGTCGCCTTTATGCAGGCAAATTTTGGCTGATATTTTTGAAACACCAATTACGATACCAGAAGATTTTGAATCATCTTGTTTGGGGGCTGCTGTTGTTGGGATGAAGTCCCTTGGCTTGGTTGATGATTTGAAAGTAGTTAAAAATTTTATTGGCAAAACTAATACTTATGAACCTGATTCAAACAATTTCAAGGCTTACCGACAGTTAGTTCCGATCTATATTCGTTTGAGTAGGCAGCTTAAAAGTGAGTATCAAAATATTGCAGATTTTCAAAGAGGGCAAGCATAG